A window of the Lagopus muta isolate bLagMut1 chromosome 1, bLagMut1 primary, whole genome shotgun sequence genome harbors these coding sequences:
- the NOL12 gene encoding nucleolar protein 12 — MGRKKKKGSGSAASRLVVTFDEERRREYLTGFHKRKVERRKVALEEIKRKLKEEQRKMKEERHKEYLKMLREREEALDEFDELEHLVTSRTESVNIDHPNHIVTVTTISDLDLSGARQLGMTTSEGKSEEEEKGEEVVNKPARTMPKKSRNPFLSEKISSLTATLHMHSRKKKKGKRPQRGQGPFKKIQKPSMRRTTKTQRRRLTGKMGRDQD, encoded by the exons ATGGGTCGGAAGAAGAAGAAGGGGTCTGGAAGTGCGGCATCGCGGTTGGTGGTGACTTTTGATGAGGAGAGGCGGAG GGAGTACCTGACTGGCTTCCATAAACGGAAGGTGGAGAGGAGGAAGGTTGCCCTGGAGGAGATCAAGAGGAAGctgaaggaagagcagaggaagatgaAAGAGGAG AGGCACAAGGAGTACCTGAAGATGCTGCGTGAAAGGGAGGAAGCTCTTG ATGAGTTTGATGAACTGGAGCACTTGGTGACATCGCGGACAGAGTCAGTGAACATTGACCACCCAAACCATATTGTAACAGTCACAACCATCAGTGACCTGGACCTCTCAGGTGCACGCCAGCTGGGAATGACCACCTCTGAG ggaaaaagtgaagaagaagagaaggggGAAGAGGTGGTAAACAAGCCTGCAAGAACAATGCCCAAGAAGTCCAGAAACCCTTTCCTATCTGAAAA GATCTCTTCTCTTACTGCCACGCTGCACATGCACAGCcggaaaaagaagaaaggaaagcgACCCCAGCGTGGGCAAGGTCCATTTAAGAAAATCCAGAAACCCAGCATGAGGCGAACCACTAAGACTCAGCGACGGAGACTGACGGGCAAAATGGGCCGCGACCAAGATTAA